AAAACGGATGTATAAGAGGAGGAAACTATTTGGTACAAGTACATACATGTCAAAACGGAGTGCGTATTGTGTCAGAGCAAATTGATCATGTTAGATCTGTTGCTCTTGGCATATTTGTCAATGCTGGTTCACGCTTTGAATTACCAGAGGAAAATGGGATTACGCACTTTATCGAACATATGCTTTTTAAAGGTACAACAACGCGAAGTGCCCGCCAAATCGCTGAAGAGTTTGACCGTATTGGTGGCGAACTAAATGCCTTTACTTCAAAAGAAAATACTTGCTATTATGCGAAAGTTTTAGACCATCATGCAGAGCTGGCTATTACCATCCTAGCAGATATGTTCTTTCATTCGACATTTGCAGAAGAGGAATTAGAAAAGGAACGTCAAGTCGTATTAGAGGAAATATTAATGAGTGAAGATGCTCCAGATGATGATGTGCATGAAAAGCTTTGGGAAGTCATGTATCCTAATGATGCCCTTGGTCGCCCGATTTTAGGGACCGCCGCTACGTTAAAAACATTTACAGCAGATATGATTCGCCATTATATGGCGAAACATTATGGACCAGCATCCATTGTTATTTCTGTGGCAGGCAATATTTCTCCAACACTATTAACAACGATTGAAGATTTATTCGGACATTATGAGGCATCACCTCTTGCTGTTGTGCCTGTTCTAACAAATCCCCAGTTCCATCCTGGAGAAATAACGAAAACACGAGATACGGAGCAGGTACATTTAGCTCTTTCTTACCCAGCAATTGGCGTCAAAGATCCGGATATGTATAGCTTTATTGCCTTAAATAATATTATTGGTGGCAATATGAGTTCCCGACTATTTCAAGAAGTACGGGAAGAGCGTGGCTTAGCATATACAATTTTCTCTTATCAATCTTGCTACGCAGATGTTGGGGCATTTACAATTTACGGTAGTGCAAGCCGTCAACAGCTATCACAATTGCAACATACCATTGATGCCACATTGCTTGATATCGTAGCGGGGGGCGTGACGGAGGAAGAGTTAGATAATGCCAAGGAACAGTTAAAAGGAAGCTTTGTGCTTGGCCTTGAAGGAACAGGGGCACGCATGAACCGAAATGGTACCAGTGAATTAGTACACCGAAGACACCGGTCAGTAGATGAAGTACTTGCGTCCATTGATGCGGTAACGATGGAGTCAGTGGATCGCCTTATTGCGAAAATATTAAAAGCTGAGCCAGCGATTTCCATCATCGGACCTGAAGCTTAACATAAAGCGGATAACGATCATAAAATTTCATCTTTTAGTGCGAGGCATCCATCGATTCAAACATTGGATGCCTTTCTTTCAGAAAACGATGGAATGGAAATTGACCCTCAATTGAACTAATGAGCAAAGCCCCATCACGATACTTTGGATGGGGCTTTGCTTATTGCCGGTATGATTAACAAATCTCTTTTGCTCTATAAAACGCATGGCATTTTCCAAAAACGACAACACTAATTATGGTACTAATTACTGTTGGTATTAGTATGACGGACAAATTGGCGGCCACCATTGCTAAGTAATAATGAATTGGAAAATTAATAAAAAATACCTACTATATAAATGAACATTCTAAAGGAACGGGTCCCTTTAGTTTCCTCTTCATGGCGATAGAAGCGTTACTAAAATAACGTAAGTTGATTAAAGTTATAATTAAGCTAATAATAACTATAAAAATATGCCCTTTTTGCATGGACAATCTATGCCACAAGAAAGCTTTCATTGTGCATCCCCCTCTAAAAATCCTTGCGTTTATAGATTGCTGTTGCAATAAGAGAAGATAACCATAAAATTAATAGTCCAATAAATGGTGCTAAATAGCTGAACTGTTGTAGCTTGGAAATCGTGATCAAAACATCCGCAAAATACTCCTCTAACAGTCCAACGAGTAAACCAGGAATAAAGCATAAAACAATTAGAACGATTCGACCTTTAATAGAGCCGTATTTAATATAAATCGGTAAGATTAAAGCAAGCAAACAAAATGCCGCAGCAATTAGCAGATTAAATGTAAGGAAAAAATTAGCAGTTTCCCAATCGTTTGTGAAATGACTTATGATAAAAACTACAGGTAATGCAATAATCAGACCAATTAACATTAATACAAGGCTAAGCATGTATTTACTAAGGACAATTTCGCTCTTGCTAATGGGTAAAGTATTGACATATTTATCCCAACTGCAAAGTTCATCGTAGGTAAGGGCAGTAATGGCTTGAATAACAAGGATAAATAATATAAAGGAAAAAATAATAGATCCTTGCCCCATCATTATGGAAAAAAGTAGCATGGGGATAAGTATAAAAGCTTGGGTCTTTAGCTGACGCTGTATCGTCATTAAATCTTTTACTAGAAGAGCAGTCATGACTGAACACTACCTTTCACGAAAAATAGCATGATATCCTCAATAGTCGGTCTTTCAACGGTAAATGCTTCGCTTATTTCATTTTTTAACACAAGTACTTCAAGCCCGAAAGTACCTTCGCGTTTTTGAATAATTGCTTGCTCAGGTAGTTCGCTTACTTCCTCATTAGTCCCTTTAAAAATACCGTAGTCATACAGTAAGACATCCTTGCTTTCACTAAATAATATTTCGCCGTTATGAATAAATGTAATGTAGTCAGCTATCTTTTCTAAATCACTTGTTATATGTGATGAAAATAATATGCTATGAGTTTCATCCTGCATAAACGTTAAAAATAAGTCGAGAATTTCATCACGTATAATTGGATCTAATCCACTTGTTGGTTCATCTAAAATTAATAATTTTGGATGATGGGACAATGCTAACGCTATCGATAGCTTCATCCTCATTCCTCGAGACAACTCTTTTACCTTTTTTCGTTTAGGCACCTTAAATTGCGTCAATCGCTCAAAATAATAATTAGAATCCCATGATTTAAATACCTTTTTCATAAATTTGTCGAGTTGCGTCGCATTCAGCGTTTCAGGTACATGTAACTCGTCGAAAACGACACCGATGTCGTTTTTTATCGCAAGCTCATATTCGACAATATCTTTACCGAATAGCAAAATTTCGCCATATTCTTTTTTCAATAAATTAAGCATGCATTTTATGGTAGTGGATTTACCTGCACCGTTTTCACCCACAAAGCCCATTACTGTACCTTGAGGTACTGAAAAACTAATATCTTTTAGTGAAAAGCCTTCAAAGCCTTTGTGTAAATCATGGATTTCAATGGCATTCATTTAGTTGTCCTCCTCTACAATTAATGAAAGTAAGTCTATTAATTCCTCTTTTGCAAGTCCTGCAGTTTTGGCTGTTCTTACGGCTTTTTGCAAATGCTCCTCTACTTGGCGCAATAACTCCTCTCGTAAAAAATCTTGGTTACGTTCAGTAACAAAGCTACCTTTTCCCGCTACCGTTTCAATAAAGCCGTCTCGCTCCAAATCCGCATAAGCTCGTTTGGTTGTCATCACGCTAATTTTAAGATCCTTGGCGAGTGCACGTATAGAGGGTAGTGCATCGCCGGCGTGAAGCTTATTTGCTAAAATGGCTTCTTTTAGTTGAACAGTTATTTGTTCATAGATTGGTTTATCACTCGCATTGCTTAAATGGATACGCACTTATTTTCACCTCACGATTAAAACTGTATATACACACTATACACAGTATGTATAAAAGTTGCAACCTAGAAGTACTTTCGTATGGGGCACGAATTGCAAAAACTCGGCATATATTGGGTTAACGGCTCAAGGAGGGAGATGAGGCATGCTATTATCTGAAATGGTGGATAAAGAATTGATTCAAGTTGAAGGTGGTGTACATTTTGGCATACTGGCACACACAGAATGCCTATTAGATGTGCAGACAGGAAAGATACATGGATTTGAGATTATTAAAGAAAAAATGCCATTCCAAAAGAAGAAAGTAAAAGTTAGTGAAATGATTCCGTGGCATGAAATTATATTAATTGGAGAAGATCGTATTTTATTTAACAAAACGACGACAGTACAGTCTGAATTTTTACAGTGAGGTGAGCTTTTGGAAAACGAAAAATGGCTGGTAATCGGCGAGGACTCAAGATTAAAAGAATTAGCGACGATGCTGCGAAGTCCTTCACGTACAGTATTTTATAAAAGAACTTCTGTTTGGAATGAGGAGTTAAATAAACTTGTTTTAGAGTTCCAGCCGAATAAAATTGTTCTCCCTATACTTCCGTTGAAGATAGAAGTTGAGCAATTGTATGGCATATCACAAGTGAAGTTTTATACAGGTCGATTGACAATGCATTGGAAGCAGTTGCTAGAAAAAAATGACACAAACTGTTATTTACAGCAGGAGTCTTTTATTTGGCAAAATGCAAGGTTGACGGCGGAGGGATTTATCGCCACGTTTTACGGACTCGAGCAGAAATGTATTTACGGACAAAACTTTACTATCGCAGGCTTTGGGCGCATCGCCAAAATGCTCGCTTCTTTACTCGTAAAGATGGGCGCTAATGTGCATATTGTTGCGCGTTCGGTGGTACAAGTGAGTGAAGCAAAAGCATATGGCTATAAAGCTTCGAATTTAGACGATCGAAAATGGTCCGTACATGATGGGATTTTCATTAATACGATTCCAGCGAAGTGGATTACAGAATCGTTTCAGGATCATGTGCCAGCCGTGTTATATGATTTAGCTTCGGAGCCAGGCTGTTTAGATATTGATGCGGACCAATTGCAGACATATGTACTATTGCCATCATTACCTGGGAAATACTTTGCACATGATGCGGCAGATATTTTGTGCAAGGCAATAGAGGAGGAAGAAAATTGCTGACGGGTAAACGAGTTGGTTTAGGCATTACGGCTTCACATTGTACGTATGAAGATGTTGTACCAAAAATTCAAAATTTTATTGATGCAGGGGCGACCGTTATCCCCATCATTACGCATTCAGTATTACATGCTGCAACACGTTTTGGAACAGGGGAAGAATGGATTGCGAAAATTGAGGCATTAACAGGGGAAAAAGTCATTTCTTCTATAAAAGAAGCGGAACCATTTGGGCCTTCCAATCCGTTGGATGCAATGGTCATAGCACCGATGACTGGCAATAGTATTAGTAAGTTTGCCAATGCCGCGACGGATAGCCCTGTTCTCATGGCTGCAAAGGCAACTTTACGAAATGGCTCCCCAGTTGTTCTAGGTATTTCCACAAATGATGCACTGGGCTTAAATGGCATCAATATTATGAAACTGCTCAATGCGAAAAACATCTACTTTATTCCATTCGGTCAGGATTCACCACATGGAAAACCCAATTCATTAATTGCTGATTTTGACCAAATGGTCGACACGGTTCATGCAGCAATTACGCAGAAAAAGCAATTACAACCACTGTTGATACAATATTTCAAATAAATCATTAATTGCACACAATTTTCAGTATTTTTATGATACAATAGCACACATTATGGAACTTGTATTCAAGGAGAGATGACAGATGACTAAGCAGTTAACAGTTGCGGTTGTAGGTGCAACAGGAGCAGTAGGTTCAAAAATGATGGAACAGCTAATTAAACGAAAATTTCCGATCGGACAGATTAAGTTTTTAGCTTCTGCACGTTCCGCAGGAAAACCAATCGAATTTAATGGTGAGACGTATACAATTGAAGAAGCGACACCTGAAGCTTTTGAAGGCGTCAATGTCGCTTTATTCTCTGCGGGTGGTTCTGTATCGGCAGTGCTGGCGCCAGAAGCGGCTAAACGCGGGGCAGTAGTCATTGACAATACGAGCCATTTCCGTATGGATCCAGAGGTACCCCTAGTAGTACCAGAGGTGAATCGCGGCGATCTTGCTAAACATAAGGGGATTATCGCCAATCCAAACTGCTCAACAATCCAAATGGTTGCAGCGCTTGAACCAATCCGTGCAACATTTGGTTTAACAAAAGTATTGGTATCGACGTACCAAGCAGTTTCTGGTGCAGGGATTTCAGCAATTGAAGAACTAAAAGCACAAAGCGCAAACTGGGATGCAGGTAAAGATGTAGAAGCAAATATTTTACCGAGTGGTGGCGACAAACGTCATTTCCCAATTGCTCGTAATGTCATTCCACAAATTGATAAATTTACTGACAATGGCTTTACATATGAAGAAATGAAAATGATTAATGAAACGAAGAAAATTATGCACGCACCAGAGTTAAAAGTCGCTGCTACTTGCGTACGTGTACCAGTTGTTTCAGGACACTCTGAATCTGTTTATATTGAAGTAGAAAAAGAGACAACAGTAGAAGGCATTTTCGAAGTATTACGAAATGCACCTGGAATTGTATTACAAGATGATATCGCAACACAAACTTACCCAATGCCGATTTACGCAGAAGGGGAAGATGCTACCTTTGTAGGACGTATCCGTCAAGACTTAGACAATAAAAAAGGATTCCACCTATGGATCGTATCAGATAATTTATTAAAAGGCGCTGCATTGAACTCTATTCAAATTGCAGAAGCAATGCTTGAGGATAACTTACTATAAGAGGGGTGTAAGGATGAATTTAGGTCGAATTGGAACGGCAATGATAACGCCGTTTAAAGAAGATGGTACGATTAATTATCCAGAACTAGAACGTATTATTAATCATTTAATTGATAATGGTACTGATTGCATTGTTGCATGTGGCACAACCTCTGAAAACCCAACTATGACCACAGAAGAAAAAATTGAAGTTGTACGATTTACAGTAGAAAAAGTAGCGGGCCGTGTACCAGTAATTGCAGGTACAGGGGATAATGAAACAGCTTATTCAATCGCGATGACGCATAAGGCTGAAGAAAATGGTGCTGATGGCATTATGTTAGTAGCACCTTATTATAATAAGCCAAACCAACGAGGTATTTACGCGCACTTTGAGACGATTGCAAAAGAAACAAAGCTGCCTGTGATGCTTTATAATGTACCAGGACGCACAGGTATAAACGTGGCCTATGAGACGTCTGTTGATTTAAGTAAAATTCCTAATATCTCATGGATTAAAGAGGCGAGCGGGAATTTAGATCAAATGGGCGATATTATTGAAAACGTTGAAGCTGCAGATAATTTTTTAGTGTATAGCGGGGATGACGGATTAACATTACCGTTGCTGGCAATTGGTGGGGCTGGTGTCATTTCAGTTGCTTCACACGTTGTCGGAAATGATATGCAGTTAATGATAAAATTATTTGAAGAAGGAAAGCATGAACAGGCTGCAAAAATTCATCGAGCATTATTACCTTTAGTGCGTGCGCTATTTGCACAACCGAATCCTTCACCGATCAAATATGCGATGACAAAATTAGGCTTTGATACATTAAATGTTCGACTACCAATGGTGGAAATGACAGATGAAGAAAAAGCTAACTTCGACCAAATATGGGAAACGTACCAAGAAAAAGCTAAAAATTTTAGATAATAAGTGAAACTATAGATAAACTCACCAATAAGAGTTTATCTATAGTTTTTTTATTGATGCGGTGCCAGGCACTCAAACAATTCTCAAACAATTTCATCACAAGCGAAGTAAAAATCCAAGGCAGGCGCCAGTGGGAACATGTAGGTGTAAGCCGCAACAATCCAAGCGTTAGCGAGGAGTTTCGGCTTACAACATGCCTGCGGAAAACGCAATGGTTTTTTACGCTAGAATTGTTTGGGTGCCAGGCACTTAAAATAATTTGTGCAAAAGCCTTGCAAACCGTATAATGAAAATAAGTGGTTGCTGTTCGGGATATTTTTTAGGAGGAAACAAATTGACAAAAAAGAAAAATGAATTAATTCGCATCATTCCACTAGGTGGTGTGGGCGAAATTGGAAAAGCAATGTGCGTAGTAGAAATTGACGAAGAGCTATTTGTAGTTGATAGCGGTTTAATGTTCCCAGAAGACGAGATGTTGGGCATTGACATCGTAATACCGGATATTACGTATTTAGAAGAAAACAAAGAGCGTGTGAAAGGGATTTTCTTAACACATGGTCATGAGGATGCCATTGGGTCAATCGCTTATATTTTACAAAAAGTGAAGGCACCAGTGTATGGATCAAAATTAACGATTGCACTTGCAAAAGAACATTTAAAAGAATTACCTGCACCACATCAGGTAAAATTCTTTGAAGTAACAAATCGTAGCCGTATGAATTTCAACTCTACGTATGTGACATTCTTCCATACAACACATAGTATTCCCGATTCGTTAGGGGTTGTGTTCCATACTTCTGAAGGAGCGATTGTTCATACGGGAGAGTTTAAATTCGACCAATCGGCAACAGGTAAGTTTAAACCGGATTTAGCCAAAATGGCACAATTAGGTGAAGAAGGCGTATTTATTTTACTATCTGAGTCTTGTGAAGCAGAGCGACCAGGCTATACGACATCTGAAATTGTGATTGAAGAGCAATTATCAAAAACATTCCATTCGGCACCAGGTCGTATTTTAGTAGCTGTCTATGCGTCTAATTTCATTCGTATTCAACAAGTCCTAACGCAAGCGCAAAAATCGTTCCGCAAAGTGGTTATTGTGGGGAAACCTTTAGAAAAAGCTGTTGATTTAGGTGTACAGTTAGGGTATTTAACGGTAGAAGAAGATACGATTATTCCAATCTCTGAAATGCAAAAATATCAAGAAGAAGAAATTATTATTATCGCAACGGGTAATAGAGGCGAACCGTTAGATGCATTAGAGAAAATTGTTCGTAAGCATCATCGAGACATTAAAATTAAACAAAATGATACAGTACTCATTACGTTTACGCCGTCTCCTGGTATGGAAGTACAAATGGCAAATACGATGAATTCCATTGCGAAAGCTGGAGCTGAAATTTTGACATCAAGTAAAAATGTCCATGTATCGGGTCACGGTAGCCAAGAAGATTTAAAGCTAATGTTGAATTTAATGCAGCCGAAATACTTTATTCCAGTTCAAGGGGAATATCGTATGCTGATTGCACACTCTAAGTTAGCACAACAGCTTGGTATGCAAAAATCACAAATTTTTATCGCTGATAAAGGTGATATTGTCGAATACAAAAATGGCAAAATGCGTATGAGTGGTCGTGTACAAGCTGGTAATGTATTAATAGACGGTATTGGTGTAGGCGATGTTGGAAATATTGTTTTACGTGATCGTAAATTACTTTCGCAAGATGGTATATTCATTGTTGTTGTCACTTTAAACCGTGCACAAAAGAAAATTGCTTCAGGTCCCGAAATATTATCGCGTGGTTTCGTCTATGTGCGTGAGTCAGAGCAGCTAATGGTGGAAGCATCTGAAATTGCGAAAAACGTGATTGAAAAATATGTTGGGAAAGATACTTTCGAATGGACAAACATTAAACAAGAAATTCGTGATACATTAAATACCTATTTATTCCAAAAAACGAAGCGCCGCCCAATGATTATCCCAATCATTATGGAGTATTAAAATTTTAAAAGATTTCTTTAACGCATGTTGCTAATGAGTGACGCCACATTTTGTTGCGTTACCGATTGAATGTCAAAAAGTATGTCATTGTCTAACATGAAAATGTGACATGACATAGTCAAGCACTTCAAAATAAGCTTGTTTTTTGATAGAAGTAATGTAGAGCAAGCTTTGAAGAAGTAGCGAAGGAGGAAGGATTTTCTAGCCGATAAAACGGTGGAAAATCCTTTTTTTGAAATATTCGAGTTCTACGTGATATTATTCGCTACATATATAGAATGGATTGCAAAAGAAGGTGAAAAAGATGGCAAGTAGTAAAAGGAAAAAAGTCACGAAAGCAAAACCTACATCCGATAAAAAAGAAATGCATCCGCTCATGTACGAAATTTTAGGGCTCATCTTAATCGCGATTGCGGTCATTATGATTTTTGAATATGGCATGATTGGGCGTATTTTACAAACCATTGCCATGTTTCTTTTAGGGAATTTACATTTTGCAGTGCCATTTATGCTTATATTTGTCGCATTGCTTCTTATGATTGGACAGAAAAAAGTAAGCATGAAGGACCGGCTTATGTTAGGGATGGTGCTCATTGTTATGAGCTTGACTATTTTTAGTCATGGCATTTTATTCGAGCAATTAACAAAATCAGGTGGTTTATTATCGGAGTCTGTTTTGAGGGAGTCATGGCGAATATTAATCGATACGGATGGCGTAGTTCATCGAAGCAATGCACTTGGTGGTGGTATGGTAGGTGCACTGTTATTTAGCGGTCTTCATGTATTATTTGAAGCCACAGGAGCTAAAGTGGTAGCTTGGGTCCTTTTCTTTATTGGCTTAATTTTAGTAACAGGAAAAGCACTCGTTCCATATTTAGCTGAAAAAATGCCTGTGCTCTTTGGGAAATGGCAAAAAAAACAGCAAGAAAAGAAAAAAAATAAGCCTAAGAAACCGAAAAGTCGTCGTTCCAGAGCGGAAAGCACAGACGAGGTTGCAGCGGTCAATCACGCGCCAGCAGCCTATGAGGAAGAAGAGGAAGTTCCTCATGAGCCAATTATTTCTGCCTTTACGCAAAACGTTTCACATGAGCGAGTAGAACCGTTGCAAACTGCTGAGCCTGTGGATATTGAAGATGGAGAGCTTGTTGATGATGTTCATATTGGTAGTGCAGATGCTGTGGAAAATGCCGATTATCAGCTTCCTTCGTTCAATCTATTACAAATGCCTCCACAACATGACCAAAGTGGTGAATATTCCGTTATTCAGGCAAATGCGAAAAAGCTAGAGCAAACATTGCAAAGCTTTGGTGTAAAAGCCAAAGTGACACAAGTTCATTTGGGACCTGCTGTTACAAAGTATGAAATTTTACCGGATATTGGTGTAAAAGTCAGTAAAATTGTCAACCTACAAGATGATCTTGCATTGGCACTTGCAGCGAAAGATATTCGGATGGAGGCACCGATTCCTGGAAAGTCTGCCATTGGTATTGAAGTTCCAAATAGTGAGGTAGCAATCGTTACATTGCGAGAAGTACTAGAGTCAAAAGACGGAGCAAAGCCTGAATCGCTATTACAAGTAGCTTTAGGGCGTGATATTACAGGACAAGCTGTGTTAGCAGAACTCAATAAAATGCCGCATTTACTTGTGGCAGGTTCAACGGGCAGCGGGAAAAGTGTGTGTATAAATGGCATTGTCGTATCCATACTAATGCGTACAAAGCCACATGAAGTCAAGCTGATGATGATTGACCCGAAAATGGTGGAATTGAATGTTTATAATGGAATTCCTCATCTGTTAGCACCGGTTGTAACCGATGCACGCAAAGCGTCGCAAGCTTTGAAAAAGGTCGTTTCGGAAATGGAACGACGTTACGATTTATTTTCACATACAGGCACAAGAAATATTGAAGGTTATAATGGGCATGTCCAAAAGGTCAATGAACAAACAGAGGAAAAGCACCCTAAATTGCCATACATCGTAGTTATTGTAGATGAGTTAGCAGATTTAATGATGGTTGCCTCAAATGACGTCGAGGATTCCATTACACGTTTAGCACAAATGGCACGAGCAGCGGGCATCCATTTAATATTAGCGACACAAAGACCAAGTGTAGATGTTCTAACGGGTGTTATTAAGGCGAATATCCCATCCCGTATCGCATTTGCAGTATCATCTGCAATCGATTCGAGAACGATTTTAGATATGGGTGGAGCAGAGCGTCTGCTTGGACGTGGCGATATGTTATTTTTACCTGCTGGTGCATCGAAGCCGAAGCGCGTGCAAGGTGCCTTTTTATCTGATCAGGAAGTAGAAGCGGTTGTTAACTTTGTTATAGAACAACAAAAAGCACAGTACCAGGAAGAGATGATTCCAAGTGAAGAAGAGACTGTTTTAGAAGAAACGGATGAATTATTTGACGAGGCTGTGCAATTAGTAGTAAATATGCAGACCGCTTCGGTATCAATGCTACAACGTCGCTTCCGTATTGGTTATTCTCGTGCTGCGCGCATTGTCGATCAGATGGAACAACGCGGTATTGTAGGGCCTCCAGAGGGAAGCAAGCCTCGACAGGTGCTAATTCATCAATATGATAATTAAGGAAAAAACATGGGGTCATTGCGGAATTTATGTCCAAATGTTTGCGTCGAAAGTAAGGAAAGGATGATTTCTATTATTGATTTTGCTCAAAATAGTTTATTTCATTCTGCAAAAATGTTATATTTATGAACGATTAGTAGGAATGTTGTACATCAGATGTCTGATCTCTGATTTTGGTGGTGATTTATGTGACTATTAAAGCAGATCATCGTCATCTCTATCTTCAAGTAATTGATCGTTTAAAGTCTGACATCGAGACGGGCGTTTTCAAAGAAAATGAAAAACTTCCATCAGAATTTGAATTATCGAAATCACTAGGAGTAAGTCGAGCAACACTTAGAGAGGCGCTTCGACTGTTGGAAGAGGAAAATGTGATAGTGCGTCGACATGGGGTTGGTACATTTGTCAATCCTAAGCCGTTGTTTACATCAGGCATCGAGCATTTATCCAGTATTTCTTCTATGATCGAAACAGCAGGTATGGAACCAGGGTCTAAGTTTTTAAAG
This DNA window, taken from Lysinibacillus sp. FSL M8-0337, encodes the following:
- a CDS encoding DNA translocase FtsK, which gives rise to MASSKRKKVTKAKPTSDKKEMHPLMYEILGLILIAIAVIMIFEYGMIGRILQTIAMFLLGNLHFAVPFMLIFVALLLMIGQKKVSMKDRLMLGMVLIVMSLTIFSHGILFEQLTKSGGLLSESVLRESWRILIDTDGVVHRSNALGGGMVGALLFSGLHVLFEATGAKVVAWVLFFIGLILVTGKALVPYLAEKMPVLFGKWQKKQQEKKKNKPKKPKSRRSRAESTDEVAAVNHAPAAYEEEEEVPHEPIISAFTQNVSHERVEPLQTAEPVDIEDGELVDDVHIGSADAVENADYQLPSFNLLQMPPQHDQSGEYSVIQANAKKLEQTLQSFGVKAKVTQVHLGPAVTKYEILPDIGVKVSKIVNLQDDLALALAAKDIRMEAPIPGKSAIGIEVPNSEVAIVTLREVLESKDGAKPESLLQVALGRDITGQAVLAELNKMPHLLVAGSTGSGKSVCINGIVVSILMRTKPHEVKLMMIDPKMVELNVYNGIPHLLAPVVTDARKASQALKKVVSEMERRYDLFSHTGTRNIEGYNGHVQKVNEQTEEKHPKLPYIVVIVDELADLMMVASNDVEDSITRLAQMARAAGIHLILATQRPSVDVLTGVIKANIPSRIAFAVSSAIDSRTILDMGGAERLLGRGDMLFLPAGASKPKRVQGAFLSDQEVEAVVNFVIEQQKAQYQEEMIPSEEETVLEETDELFDEAVQLVVNMQTASVSMLQRRFRIGYSRAARIVDQMEQRGIVGPPEGSKPRQVLIHQYDN